One window of the Helicobacter sp. 11S03491-1 genome contains the following:
- a CDS encoding site-specific DNA-methyltransferase — MKAKTQTSSFGVSKRIGHDSKKFYQSKLYEGVIVQKNKKKYENLIQKDKMNQIYDHSSEQMNEIPDNSIHLMVTSPPYNVSKDYDEDLSLNQYLEFLKNVFRETKRVLVEGGRVCINVANIGRKPYIPLTTHINTVMLELGFLMRGEIIWDKSASSGVSMAWGSFKSASNPVLRDTHEYILIFSKGDFKREKNNKNDSISKDDFMQWSKSVWQFNAISAKKIGHPAPFPIELPRRLIEFYSFEDDIILDPFIGSGTTAIAALQLNRNYIGYEINAQYLKLANKRITELKNTLF; from the coding sequence ATGAAAGCCAAAACTCAAACTTCTTCATTTGGCGTAAGCAAGAGAATTGGGCATGATTCTAAAAAATTTTATCAATCCAAACTCTATGAAGGTGTCATTGTCCAAAAAAATAAAAAAAAATATGAAAACCTAATCCAAAAAGATAAAATGAACCAAATTTATGATCACAGCAGTGAGCAAATGAATGAAATTCCTGATAATAGCATTCATTTAATGGTAACTTCACCTCCTTATAATGTTTCTAAAGATTATGACGAAGATTTAAGTTTGAATCAATATTTAGAATTTTTAAAAAATGTTTTTAGAGAAACAAAAAGAGTTTTGGTAGAAGGGGGCAGGGTTTGTATCAATGTTGCTAATATAGGTAGAAAACCTTATATCCCTCTGACAACACATATCAATACAGTGATGTTGGAGCTTGGTTTTTTGATGAGAGGCGAAATCATATGGGATAAAAGCGCCAGCAGTGGAGTTAGCATGGCTTGGGGAAGTTTTAAAAGCGCTTCAAATCCTGTATTGAGAGATACTCATGAATATATTTTGATTTTTAGTAAAGGTGATTTTAAAAGAGAAAAAAATAATAAAAATGATTCTATTAGCAAGGATGATTTTATGCAATGGAGTAAATCTGTGTGGCAATTTAACGCCATCAGCGCTAAAAAAATAGGGCATCCGGCACCTTTTCCTATAGAATTACCAAGGAGATTGATAGAATTCTACAGTTTTGAAGACGATATTATCCTTGATCCTTTTATAGGTAGTGGAACGACAGCTATAGCAGCATTACAACTGAATAGAAATTATATTGGTTATGAAATCAATGCGCAATATTTAAAACTGGCCAATAAAAGAATTACTGAATTAAAAAATACACTTTTTTAA
- the copP gene encoding copper-binding metallochaperone CopP, giving the protein MKETFQVSGMSCQHCVDKIEKFIGEIEGVQLVDVDLSKKIVNVEFEAPATQKSISDAILDAGYEVD; this is encoded by the coding sequence ATGAAAGAAACATTTCAAGTATCAGGAATGAGTTGCCAACATTGTGTAGATAAAATAGAGAAATTCATAGGTGAGATTGAGGGGGTGCAATTAGTGGATGTGGATTTGTCTAAAAAGATTGTAAATGTTGAATTTGAGGCGCCTGCTACCCAAAAAAGTATTTCTGATGCAATTCTTGATGCCGGTTATGAAGTGGATTGA
- a CDS encoding 2-isopropylmalate synthase: MSPVIKIFDTTLRDGEQSPGASMNIEEKIKIAKQLEKLGVDIIEAGFAASSPGDFEAIDRISQIIAQSTVCSLSRAIEKDILSAANALKKAKFKRIHTFIATSPIHMEYKLKMKPDEVIKHAANAVAYAKSMVDDVQFSCEDACRSDIGFLKEILQAVMEAGATTLNLPDTVGYVLPHEMGKIISEIAEFVNNKAVLSVHCHNDLGLAVANSIYGVQNGARQVECTINGLGERAGNTALEEVVMILKTRKELFNGLDTKIKTQEIYPSSKLVADITGIRPQPNKAIVGQNAFAHESGIHQDGILKNPETYEIMKPQDVGIIQTGSLVMGKHSGRAAFREKIKALGFSVNEEELQNAFVRFKALCDSKKQVFDDDIRAILNEETTHIPQIFSLELTQVSASSSGKYCAALSIKRDGIEYSDCALGNGSVDSILKGIDRISGIKGNLKDYRVEALSSGKDALAKVVVKVEFEEGKPAIIGHGTHIDTMSATAKAYVAALNSYLSMKDLIRDKTGTMNL; this comes from the coding sequence ATGTCTCCTGTAATTAAAATTTTTGATACAACTTTAAGAGATGGCGAACAAAGCCCCGGTGCTTCAATGAATATTGAAGAAAAAATTAAAATTGCTAAACAGCTTGAAAAACTTGGTGTTGATATTATTGAAGCAGGTTTTGCCGCTTCTAGTCCGGGTGATTTTGAAGCTATTGATAGAATTTCTCAAATCATTGCTCAGAGTACTGTTTGCTCTTTGTCTCGCGCAATTGAAAAAGATATTTTATCTGCGGCAAATGCCTTAAAAAAAGCAAAATTTAAGCGCATCCATACATTTATTGCCACTTCTCCTATACATATGGAGTATAAGCTAAAAATGAAGCCTGATGAAGTTATTAAGCACGCTGCAAATGCCGTTGCTTATGCCAAAAGTATGGTGGATGATGTGCAATTTAGTTGTGAGGATGCTTGTAGAAGTGATATTGGGTTTTTAAAAGAAATTTTACAAGCTGTGATGGAAGCAGGCGCAACTACGCTTAATCTCCCTGATACAGTTGGATATGTCCTTCCTCATGAAATGGGAAAAATTATTAGCGAAATTGCAGAGTTTGTGAATAATAAAGCAGTGTTATCAGTGCATTGTCATAATGATTTAGGCTTAGCCGTTGCCAATTCAATCTATGGTGTGCAAAATGGTGCCAGACAAGTGGAATGCACTATTAACGGGCTAGGAGAGAGGGCGGGCAATACTGCGCTTGAAGAAGTTGTGATGATACTCAAAACCAGGAAGGAACTTTTTAATGGTTTAGATACAAAAATCAAAACTCAAGAGATTTATCCTTCCAGCAAGTTGGTTGCTGATATTACCGGAATTAGACCCCAACCCAACAAGGCAATAGTAGGTCAAAATGCTTTTGCTCATGAAAGTGGTATTCATCAAGATGGGATACTTAAAAATCCTGAAACGTATGAAATTATGAAGCCCCAAGATGTTGGTATTATCCAAACCGGATCTTTGGTAATGGGCAAACATTCAGGCAGGGCTGCATTTAGAGAAAAAATCAAAGCATTAGGGTTTAGTGTGAATGAAGAAGAATTGCAAAATGCTTTCGTTAGATTTAAAGCGCTTTGTGATAGCAAAAAACAAGTATTTGATGATGATATTCGAGCTATACTTAATGAAGAGACTACACATATTCCTCAAATATTTTCGCTTGAACTTACTCAAGTCAGTGCGAGTTCATCAGGGAAGTATTGCGCTGCTTTGAGTATCAAAAGAGATGGGATTGAATATAGTGATTGTGCATTAGGTAATGGTAGTGTCGATAGTATTCTCAAGGGGATTGATAGAATTAGTGGTATCAAGGGTAATCTCAAAGATTATCGTGTTGAGGCTCTTAGTAGCGGCAAAGACGCTCTGGCAAAAGTAGTAGTAAAAGTTGAATTTGAAGAAGGCAAGCCTGCAATTATAGGGCATGGGACTCATATTGATACCATGAGTGCTACTGCTAAGGCTTATGTTGCGGCGCTTAATAGCTATCTAAGCATGAAAGATTTAATAAGAGACAAAACGGGCACTATGAATCTATAA
- a CDS encoding heavy metal translocating P-type ATPase has product MKTQRFYIQGMTCTACSTGIERSLKRKNFILDIQVNLLSKSAKVTYDENKVTLDEIFALIAKLGYQANIDDCISQNLSLIEKFDKKFLPRQIKLPLGIIFTLATLYLSMFGMFFPSFVPNIFLDPKINGVLQLFFTLIVMHIGRGFYIRGIGTLVHGSPNMDTLIAIGTSSAFFYSFYLLVKIFMDSPIDGFYFESVCVILTFVLIGKAIENKSKLKATDSIKRLISHTSKSALKIQNNQEICIDIDRIRIGDILKVLPGSHIPTDGIILENEVSVDESMLSGEVFPVLKHSGDEVYSGTINTNKAFLMRTTKSAKNSTLNQIIHLIQNAQESKAPIARIADKVSAIFVPIVILIAILAGIFWWVYQGDFGWGLEIFVGVLVISCPCALGLATPMSIMIGGGRAAYGGIFFKNAKSLENTRKVSTIVFDKTGTLSIGKPLVQEVVIFDTTKTTEEIIELASGVELGSEHPIAKSIILYAKERHIVPKIAKDFDAKAGYGIRANIDGKIIKLGNEENFCLSKPLSALKQDGIVVLVGEEGQKDDKVFGALILKDELKPNTKEYIAVLKEMGIKTILLSGDNLSNVQAAANELQIDEFIAQAKPQDKLEKIKSLKNRHEIVMMVGDGINDAPALALADVSLVMSKGSDVSIHTADIIAFNNDIKSVINAISLSEATIKNIKENLFWAFCYNVIFIPLACGVAYGAGILLNPMIASLAMSLSSLSVVVNAQRLRKFKFKD; this is encoded by the coding sequence ATGAAGACACAAAGATTTTATATCCAAGGGATGACTTGTACAGCCTGTTCTACAGGAATTGAGCGTTCCTTAAAAAGAAAAAATTTTATTTTGGATATACAGGTCAATCTCCTCTCAAAAAGCGCCAAAGTCACTTATGATGAGAATAAGGTAACTTTAGATGAAATCTTTGCTTTAATTGCCAAATTAGGTTATCAAGCAAATATAGATGATTGTATAAGCCAAAATTTGAGTTTGATAGAAAAATTTGATAAAAAATTTCTCCCTCGTCAAATAAAATTGCCCTTAGGGATTATTTTTACTTTAGCTACACTTTATTTATCAATGTTTGGAATGTTTTTTCCCTCTTTTGTTCCAAATATTTTTCTTGATCCCAAGATAAATGGAGTTTTGCAATTATTTTTTACATTGATTGTGATGCATATAGGTAGAGGATTTTATATTAGGGGTATTGGGACACTTGTGCATGGAAGTCCCAATATGGATACTCTCATAGCAATTGGGACAAGTAGCGCGTTTTTTTATAGTTTTTATTTGCTTGTAAAGATTTTTATGGATTCCCCAATAGATGGGTTTTATTTTGAGAGTGTGTGCGTGATACTTACTTTTGTATTGATAGGCAAAGCTATTGAAAATAAATCCAAATTAAAAGCTACAGATTCTATCAAAAGATTAATTTCACATACAAGTAAAAGTGCTCTTAAAATACAGAATAATCAAGAGATTTGTATTGATATTGATAGGATTAGGATCGGGGATATTCTTAAGGTCTTGCCGGGTAGTCATATCCCTACAGATGGCATCATCCTTGAAAATGAAGTGAGTGTTGATGAGTCTATGCTGAGTGGCGAAGTATTTCCTGTTCTCAAACATTCAGGAGATGAGGTATATTCAGGCACTATCAATACAAATAAAGCATTTTTAATGCGCACGACCAAGAGTGCCAAAAATAGCACACTCAATCAAATTATCCATTTGATCCAAAATGCTCAAGAAAGTAAAGCCCCTATAGCACGAATAGCAGATAAGGTTTCTGCGATTTTTGTTCCTATTGTTATACTGATAGCTATTTTGGCCGGAATATTTTGGTGGGTTTATCAGGGTGATTTTGGTTGGGGGTTAGAGATTTTTGTTGGTGTGTTGGTGATTTCTTGTCCTTGTGCTCTGGGACTTGCCACGCCTATGTCAATCATGATAGGTGGGGGAAGGGCTGCTTATGGAGGGATATTTTTTAAAAATGCTAAATCATTAGAAAATACTCGCAAGGTAAGCACGATTGTTTTTGATAAAACCGGCACTTTAAGTATCGGCAAACCTTTGGTGCAAGAAGTTGTAATTTTTGATACTACAAAAACTACTGAAGAAATTATTGAACTTGCAAGTGGCGTAGAATTGGGGAGTGAGCATCCAATTGCTAAATCCATTATTCTTTATGCCAAAGAACGCCATATAGTCCCTAAGATTGCTAAAGATTTTGATGCAAAAGCAGGTTATGGTATCAGGGCAAATATAGATGGAAAGATTATTAAATTAGGCAATGAAGAGAATTTTTGTTTATCAAAACCTTTATCTGCACTCAAACAAGATGGTATTGTTGTTTTGGTAGGAGAAGAAGGTCAAAAAGACGATAAGGTTTTTGGGGCATTGATACTTAAAGATGAGCTTAAGCCCAATACGAAAGAATATATAGCTGTTTTAAAAGAAATGGGGATAAAAACAATTCTTTTGAGTGGAGATAATCTATCTAATGTCCAAGCAGCTGCTAATGAACTTCAAATAGATGAATTTATTGCTCAAGCTAAACCCCAAGACAAGCTTGAGAAAATAAAATCTCTCAAGAATAGGCATGAAATAGTGATGATGGTAGGAGATGGAATCAATGACGCTCCGGCTTTAGCCTTAGCAGATGTTTCATTGGTGATGAGTAAAGGAAGTGATGTGAGTATCCATACAGCCGATATTATAGCGTTTAACAATGATATTAAATCTGTTATCAATGCAATTTCTTTGAGTGAAGCAACGATAAAAAATATCAAAGAGAACTTATTTTGGGCTTTTTGCTATAATGTGATATTTATACCTTTGGCTTGTGGGGTAGCTTATGGGGCAGGTATTTTGCTTAACCCCATGATAGCCTCCTTAGCTATGAGTCTAAGCAGTTTAAGTGTGGTTGTCAATGCTCAAAGGCTTAGAAAATTTAAATTTAAGGATTAA
- a CDS encoding ABC transporter ATP-binding protein — protein sequence MKRFLKRFYPYVKDYYFYFFIAFLATILTAACTAWGTYLVKPVLDDIFIKKDTHMLVILPFLVIGAYFGKSLGMYVQTYFMSYIGLDVVRKIRNRMLERLLEMEMNFFNKMRSGELIARITNDIGLIRASVSNYLAEFVRELLTVIGLIGVVIYQSPKLALVGLVIMPLAAYPLTRIIKKIKKISRLNQEKNSDITAKLSEIFNNIEIIKANNGEKLEKKSFNEENHRFFKLGLKATLIGQLSSPLMEFLGSIAIALVIYLGGSEVIAGKLSAGAFFSFITALFMLYTPFKRLVNIASSWQEALVAGDRIFEILDRKPEIVDGKDILSATINKIEFKNVSLKYGNTEALKNISLDFCKNQIIALVGKSGSGKSSLVNSILRLYEPTNGDIFINGVSIASFTQKSIRDNIAIVTQRIFIFNDSVAANVAYGNHIDKQKVIDSLKKAHAWDFVSTLDRGIDTILDEFGANLSGGERQRIAIARAIYKNPEVLILDEATSALDAKTEEAIKDTIASIQKDKIVILIAHRPSTIELADKVYHFENGHLLRIS from the coding sequence ATGAAAAGGTTTTTAAAGCGATTTTATCCATATGTTAAAGATTATTATTTTTATTTTTTTATTGCATTTCTAGCTACGATTTTGACAGCTGCTTGCACGGCTTGGGGAACTTACTTGGTCAAGCCTGTTTTAGATGATATTTTTATCAAAAAAGATACCCATATGCTTGTTATTCTTCCATTTTTAGTTATAGGAGCTTATTTTGGTAAAAGTTTGGGGATGTATGTCCAAACTTATTTCATGAGTTATATTGGGTTAGATGTTGTGAGAAAGATTCGTAATCGTATGCTTGAGCGTCTCTTGGAAATGGAGATGAATTTTTTCAATAAAATGCGTAGTGGGGAATTGATTGCCAGGATTACAAATGATATTGGCTTGATTCGTGCGAGTGTTTCTAATTATTTAGCAGAGTTTGTGCGCGAACTTTTAACGGTCATAGGCTTAATTGGGGTTGTGATTTATCAAAGCCCTAAACTTGCTTTGGTAGGGTTGGTAATTATGCCCTTAGCTGCATATCCTTTAACAAGAATTATCAAAAAGATTAAAAAAATTTCTCGTCTAAATCAAGAAAAAAACTCTGATATTACCGCTAAACTTTCTGAAATATTTAATAATATTGAGATTATCAAAGCAAATAATGGAGAAAAATTAGAAAAGAAAAGTTTCAATGAAGAAAACCATAGATTTTTTAAATTAGGTCTTAAGGCAACGTTAATAGGACAACTATCTTCTCCGCTAATGGAGTTTTTGGGTTCAATTGCAATTGCTTTAGTAATTTATTTGGGTGGGAGTGAAGTGATTGCAGGCAAACTTAGCGCAGGAGCTTTTTTTTCTTTTATCACTGCACTTTTTATGCTTTATACGCCCTTTAAACGTTTGGTAAATATTGCTTCTTCATGGCAAGAGGCCTTGGTCGCCGGAGATAGAATTTTTGAAATTCTTGATAGAAAACCTGAGATTGTTGATGGTAAGGATATTTTATCAGCAACTATAAACAAAATTGAATTTAAAAATGTTTCTCTCAAATATGGTAATACTGAGGCATTGAAGAATATAAGCCTTGATTTTTGTAAAAATCAAATCATTGCTTTAGTGGGTAAAAGTGGTAGCGGCAAAAGCTCTTTGGTGAATTCTATTTTACGTCTTTATGAGCCTACAAATGGTGATATTTTTATCAATGGAGTTTCTATCGCTTCTTTTACGCAAAAAAGTATTCGTGATAATATTGCTATTGTTACACAAAGAATTTTTATTTTTAATGATAGCGTTGCTGCTAATGTTGCTTATGGAAATCATATTGATAAACAAAAAGTTATTGATAGTCTTAAAAAGGCGCATGCTTGGGATTTTGTATCGACTCTTGATAGGGGCATTGATACGATATTAGATGAATTTGGAGCTAATTTGAGTGGGGGAGAACGTCAAAGAATTGCAATTGCTAGAGCTATTTATAAAAATCCTGAAGTGCTTATTCTGGATGAGGCTACTTCTGCTTTGGATGCCAAAACTGAAGAAGCGATTAAAGATACCATTGCTTCTATACAAAAAGATAAAATTGTGATATTGATTGCTCATCGTCCAAGCACGATTGAATTAGCAGACAAAGTTTATCATTTTGAGAATGGTCATTTATTGAGAATTTCTTGA
- a CDS encoding DUF2059 domain-containing protein, which produces MKYKIIFNLLFIFLVNFLDANISGTKKSVDSQYNQYLFFNGLYVMLDEELKVFLSFKAREEFLLVPFGVILNKLNYFFQDQIPSLRKPLETKTISFYKNYFTPEEIKKLLDFYQTPAGTQYYLANNESIRKMIIVSAIGLSLLNNESPSMDAKYFNPNLNEFLKVSGILEDIQSSFVYTLERSQQMEGRQLSEEEATLLKKKFEAMSIKPFLKLSDKDLKEIIKFFKTNIAKEMVVKERKIIEVEDKDDVFGYDDYEKRALESFMLFLKNNLSH; this is translated from the coding sequence ATGAAATATAAAATAATATTTAATTTACTATTTATTTTTTTGGTAAATTTTCTTGATGCCAATATATCCGGAACAAAAAAAAGTGTTGATAGCCAATATAATCAATATCTCTTTTTTAATGGACTTTATGTTATGCTTGATGAAGAACTCAAAGTTTTTCTGTCTTTTAAGGCTAGGGAGGAGTTCCTATTAGTTCCTTTTGGTGTTATTTTAAATAAACTAAATTATTTTTTCCAAGATCAAATCCCGTCTTTGAGAAAGCCTTTAGAAACAAAGACAATTTCTTTTTATAAAAATTATTTCACTCCTGAAGAGATAAAAAAGTTACTTGATTTTTATCAAACCCCTGCAGGCACGCAATATTATTTAGCCAATAATGAAAGTATTCGTAAAATGATTATTGTGAGCGCTATTGGTCTTTCTCTTTTGAATAATGAAAGCCCAAGCATGGATGCAAAATATTTTAATCCTAATTTAAATGAATTTTTGAAAGTTAGTGGGATTTTAGAAGATATTCAATCAAGTTTTGTATATACGCTTGAGAGAAGCCAACAAATGGAGGGTAGGCAGCTTAGTGAAGAAGAAGCCACATTGTTAAAAAAGAAATTTGAAGCGATGTCCATAAAACCTTTTTTAAAACTTTCTGATAAAGATCTTAAAGAAATCATCAAATTTTTTAAAACCAATATTGCCAAGGAAATGGTTGTCAAAGAGAGGAAAATTATTGAAGTTGAAGACAAAGATGATGTTTTTGGTTATGACGATTATGAAAAAAGAGCCTTAGAATCTTTTATGTTATTTCTTAAAAATAATTTATCACATTAG